From Zingiber officinale cultivar Zhangliang chromosome 5B, Zo_v1.1, whole genome shotgun sequence, the proteins below share one genomic window:
- the LOC121987355 gene encoding homologous-pairing protein 2 homolog isoform X2 — translation MPPKPDSAEGIVLSFVDEKYNLKKTAVQKALDTLSDNGQISFKEYGKQKIYLARQDKFKIPNKEELDQMKEDIRNLQDALGIQKKAITEVEAEIKALQSNLTLEEIRTKEAELLSEVDEMGSKLSKLLSGVVLVKPEDKKLIEGTYIEKINHWKRRKRMFKELWDAITENSPKDLKEFKEELGLEYDEDIGVSFQMYGELDNHSKKRKIAR, via the exons AAATACAATCTTAAGAAAACTGCAGTCCAGAAGGCACTGGACACGCTATCAGATAATGGACAAATTTCATTTAAAGAGTATGGAAAACAGAAAATCTACCTTGCTCGTCAGGATAAATTCAAGATACCAAACAAGGAAGAGCTTGATCAAATGAAGGAGGACATTAGGAACTTGCAGGATGCACTTGGAATTCAAAAGAAAGCTATAACAGAAGTCGAGGCTG AAATTAAAGCTCTCCAGTCTAATTTGACATTGGAAGAAATACGAACAAAGGAGGCTGAGCTGCTAAGTGAG GTTGATGAAATGGGAAGCAAGCTAAGTAAGCTGCTTAGTGGCGTTGTTCTGGTAAAACCAGAAGACAAAAAGTTGATTGAGGGCACCTATATTGAAAAGATCAATCATTGGAAAAGACGTAAGAGGATGTTTAAAGAGTTGTGGGACGCTATTACTGAGAACTCGCCAAAGGATTTGAAAGAATTTAAG GAGGAACTTGGGCTAGAGTATGATGAAGATATTGGAGTGAGTTTTCAAATGTACGGCGAGTTGGATAATCATAGTAAGAAAAGGAAAATAGCACGTTGA
- the LOC121987355 gene encoding homologous-pairing protein 2 homolog isoform X1, giving the protein MPPKPDSAEGIVLSFVDEQNRPLNSQNVADALQKYNLKKTAVQKALDTLSDNGQISFKEYGKQKIYLARQDKFKIPNKEELDQMKEDIRNLQDALGIQKKAITEVEAEIKALQSNLTLEEIRTKEAELLSEVDEMGSKLSKLLSGVVLVKPEDKKLIEGTYIEKINHWKRRKRMFKELWDAITENSPKDLKEFKEELGLEYDEDIGVSFQMYGELDNHSKKRKIAR; this is encoded by the exons CAAAATAGGCCATTGAACTCTCAGAATGTTGCTGACGCTCTGCAGAAATACAATCTTAAGAAAACTGCAGTCCAGAAGGCACTGGACACGCTATCAGATAATGGACAAATTTCATTTAAAGAGTATGGAAAACAGAAAATCTACCTTGCTCGTCAGGATAAATTCAAGATACCAAACAAGGAAGAGCTTGATCAAATGAAGGAGGACATTAGGAACTTGCAGGATGCACTTGGAATTCAAAAGAAAGCTATAACAGAAGTCGAGGCTG AAATTAAAGCTCTCCAGTCTAATTTGACATTGGAAGAAATACGAACAAAGGAGGCTGAGCTGCTAAGTGAG GTTGATGAAATGGGAAGCAAGCTAAGTAAGCTGCTTAGTGGCGTTGTTCTGGTAAAACCAGAAGACAAAAAGTTGATTGAGGGCACCTATATTGAAAAGATCAATCATTGGAAAAGACGTAAGAGGATGTTTAAAGAGTTGTGGGACGCTATTACTGAGAACTCGCCAAAGGATTTGAAAGAATTTAAG GAGGAACTTGGGCTAGAGTATGATGAAGATATTGGAGTGAGTTTTCAAATGTACGGCGAGTTGGATAATCATAGTAAGAAAAGGAAAATAGCACGTTGA